In Rhodothermus marinus DSM 4252, a single genomic region encodes these proteins:
- a CDS encoding DUF2461 domain-containing protein — protein MTIPYDFPPFPGFRPEALDFLRALKQHNRREWFKPRKAIYEDEVRWPMQCLVADVGRELARRGLPLRGDPELGLFRIYRDTRFSKDKRPYKTHIGAVLSRTGSRRDLGVVYIHVEPGESFLGAGFWKPDATFLRRWRRKMVQESEAFLEIVHQLRAHGLTLETDTALKRMPRGFEEAADSPVAEYLRWNSFLVSQDVPDEAVRHPEFAQTVLRFAEIVLPLLEFGWDAADT, from the coding sequence ATGACGATTCCATACGATTTTCCGCCGTTTCCGGGCTTTCGGCCTGAAGCGCTGGACTTTCTGCGCGCGCTGAAGCAGCACAACCGCCGCGAATGGTTCAAGCCACGCAAGGCGATCTACGAAGACGAGGTGCGCTGGCCCATGCAGTGCCTGGTGGCCGACGTGGGCCGCGAACTGGCCCGGCGGGGCCTCCCGCTGCGTGGCGACCCGGAGCTGGGGCTGTTCCGCATCTACCGGGACACGCGCTTTTCGAAAGACAAACGCCCCTACAAAACGCACATCGGTGCCGTGCTCTCGCGCACGGGAAGCCGCCGGGATCTGGGGGTCGTCTATATCCATGTGGAGCCCGGCGAATCGTTTCTGGGGGCCGGCTTCTGGAAGCCCGATGCGACCTTCCTGCGGCGCTGGCGCCGCAAGATGGTGCAGGAGTCCGAGGCGTTTCTGGAAATCGTCCACCAGCTTCGGGCGCACGGGCTGACGCTCGAAACCGACACGGCGCTCAAGCGCATGCCCCGGGGTTTCGAGGAGGCCGCCGATAGTCCGGTGGCCGAATACCTGCGCTGGAATTCGTTTCTGGTCTCGCAGGACGTACCGGACGAAGCCGTGCGGCACCCCGAGTTTGCGCAGACCGTGCTCCGCTTTGCCGAAATCGTGCTGCCACTGCTGGAATTCGGATGGGACGCTGCGGATACCTGA
- a CDS encoding M20 metallopeptidase family protein: MLREIQALSEEIFPEVVRLRRTIHANPELAFEEYETARLVVETLQPLGLELQTGVARTGVVATLRGAESGPTVLLRADMDALPIPEENDFDFRSRNPGKMHACGHDAHTASLLGTAMILSRLRDRLRGQVRMVFQPSEEKLPGGAQAMIREGVLEASDGIPAPAVVFAQHVQPDLPVGTIGVRSGMYMASADELYITVRAEGGHAAAPHRLAADGVLVAAHIIVALQSVVSRNAPPDVPTVLSIGRVLAEGATNVLPPTVRMEGTFRAMDEDWRFRAHALIRRVVEQTARAFGAEADVEIVVGYPALYNHEEPTALVREAAREYVGPERVVELEPWFASEDFAYFLQQRPGCFYRIGTGNPEKGIVYGLHTPRFTIDEEALRIAPGFMAYLTWRYLQSAA, encoded by the coding sequence ATGCTGCGCGAGATTCAGGCGCTGAGCGAGGAGATCTTTCCGGAAGTGGTCCGGCTGCGGCGGACCATCCATGCGAATCCGGAGCTGGCCTTCGAGGAATACGAGACGGCCCGGCTGGTCGTCGAAACGCTGCAACCGCTGGGCCTGGAACTTCAGACCGGCGTGGCCCGCACCGGCGTGGTGGCCACGCTGCGCGGTGCCGAGTCAGGTCCGACCGTCCTGCTGCGGGCCGACATGGACGCGCTGCCCATTCCGGAAGAAAACGATTTCGATTTTCGCTCCCGAAATCCGGGCAAGATGCACGCCTGCGGCCACGACGCGCACACGGCCTCGCTGCTGGGCACGGCCATGATCCTGTCGCGCCTGCGCGACCGACTGCGCGGCCAGGTGCGCATGGTCTTTCAGCCCAGCGAGGAAAAGCTGCCCGGCGGCGCGCAGGCCATGATCCGCGAAGGGGTGCTGGAGGCGTCCGACGGCATACCGGCGCCCGCGGTGGTCTTCGCCCAGCACGTGCAGCCGGATCTACCGGTGGGCACGATCGGCGTGCGCAGCGGCATGTACATGGCCTCGGCCGACGAACTCTACATCACGGTCCGGGCCGAAGGCGGCCATGCCGCCGCCCCGCATCGTCTGGCAGCCGACGGCGTGCTGGTGGCCGCCCATATCATCGTGGCGTTGCAGTCCGTGGTCAGCCGCAACGCGCCGCCCGACGTGCCCACGGTACTCTCGATCGGGCGCGTGCTGGCCGAAGGCGCCACGAACGTGCTGCCACCCACCGTGCGCATGGAAGGGACGTTCCGGGCCATGGATGAAGACTGGCGCTTCCGGGCGCACGCGCTCATCCGCCGCGTGGTCGAGCAGACGGCCCGTGCCTTCGGGGCCGAAGCCGACGTGGAGATCGTCGTGGGCTATCCGGCCCTCTACAACCACGAGGAGCCCACGGCGCTGGTGCGCGAAGCCGCCCGCGAGTACGTGGGACCCGAGCGCGTCGTGGAACTCGAACCCTGGTTCGCCAGCGAAGACTTCGCCTACTTCCTGCAGCAGCGGCCGGGTTGCTTCTACCGCATCGGCACGGGCAACCCGGAAAAGGGCATCGTGTACGGCCTGCACACGCCGCGCTTTACGATCGACGAAGAGGCGCTGCGCATCGCGCCCGGCTTCATGGCCTACCTGACCTGGCGCTATCTGCAATCGGCGGCATGA
- a CDS encoding M28 family peptidase has product MRQRIARTFFGVLLACWPLLSQAQSQRPAPTPTVFDQPALVQRYQTTITPEDLAAHLFIVASDYFEGRETTTRGQKLAAYYLASQYRKLGLEPAGTLKPDHPYAPEAYFQPFTVYGQRLQEAHLIAVQGADTLAALAFGPEQADPNGYLWLGVRPESTGELVFGGYGIADPELGYNDYAALAADSIDLVGRWLLILADEPLANDSTSLLTPDGRPSRWTTQPFLKLRRALEAGVAGVILVGDRSPQADEPLAERAARAALRARTSVGRLSLTPPQQGGFQLPPIWVVSSQVADALLAPSGRTIAELQQQLDESRQPVVFAVPAVTIHGRLVQETYQAQTENVLAYIEGADSLLKHEVVVLSSHYDHVGVDPTAEGDGIYNGADDDGTGTVALLEIAEAFMQAARDGYPPRRSILFLHVSGEEKGLLGSAYYTDHEPVFPLEQTVTNLNIDMIGRHDPTREGDSNYVYIIGSNLISQELHEINLRVNEITGTRLVLDERFNSKDDPNRFYARSDHWNFGKHGIPFIFFFTGTHEDYHGVDDEPHKIDYDRMARIVRLIFGTAWQVANQDNRPAVTGTGFN; this is encoded by the coding sequence ATGCGGCAACGTATTGCACGAACATTTTTCGGCGTCCTGCTGGCATGCTGGCCCCTGCTGTCGCAGGCACAGAGCCAGCGTCCCGCCCCCACCCCCACCGTGTTCGACCAACCCGCGCTCGTGCAGCGCTACCAGACGACGATCACGCCCGAAGACCTGGCCGCGCATCTGTTCATCGTGGCCTCTGACTACTTCGAGGGACGCGAAACCACCACGCGCGGACAGAAACTGGCCGCCTACTATCTGGCCTCCCAGTATCGCAAACTGGGCCTCGAGCCCGCCGGCACGCTGAAGCCGGACCATCCCTACGCGCCGGAAGCCTACTTCCAGCCGTTCACCGTCTATGGCCAGCGGCTGCAGGAAGCACACCTGATCGCCGTGCAGGGCGCCGACACGCTGGCCGCGCTGGCGTTCGGTCCGGAGCAGGCCGACCCGAACGGCTACCTGTGGTTGGGCGTCCGGCCCGAAAGCACCGGCGAGCTGGTCTTCGGCGGCTACGGCATTGCCGATCCCGAGCTGGGCTACAACGACTACGCCGCGCTGGCGGCCGACAGCATCGACCTGGTAGGCCGCTGGCTGCTGATTCTGGCCGACGAGCCGCTGGCCAACGACTCGACCAGCCTGCTGACGCCGGACGGCCGTCCCTCACGGTGGACCACCCAGCCGTTCCTCAAGCTGCGCCGGGCGCTGGAGGCCGGCGTGGCCGGCGTGATCCTGGTAGGCGACCGCTCCCCGCAGGCCGACGAGCCTCTGGCCGAACGCGCCGCCCGCGCCGCGCTGCGCGCACGCACCAGCGTCGGGCGCCTTTCGCTCACACCGCCGCAACAGGGCGGCTTTCAACTACCGCCGATCTGGGTGGTCAGCAGCCAGGTGGCCGATGCGCTGCTGGCTCCGAGCGGCCGCACCATCGCCGAGCTGCAGCAGCAGCTCGACGAAAGCCGCCAGCCCGTCGTCTTTGCCGTGCCTGCGGTCACCATCCACGGCCGGCTCGTGCAGGAAACCTACCAGGCGCAGACCGAGAACGTGCTGGCCTACATCGAAGGCGCCGACTCGCTGCTGAAGCACGAAGTGGTGGTCCTCTCGTCGCATTACGACCACGTGGGCGTCGATCCGACGGCCGAAGGCGACGGCATCTACAACGGCGCCGACGACGACGGCACGGGCACCGTCGCGCTGCTCGAAATCGCCGAAGCCTTCATGCAGGCCGCACGCGACGGCTACCCGCCTCGCCGCTCCATTCTGTTCCTGCACGTGTCGGGCGAAGAAAAGGGCCTGCTTGGCTCGGCTTACTACACCGATCACGAGCCGGTCTTCCCGCTCGAACAGACCGTCACGAATCTGAATATCGACATGATCGGCCGCCACGACCCCACCCGGGAAGGCGATTCCAACTACGTGTACATCATCGGCTCGAACCTGATTTCGCAGGAGCTGCACGAGATCAACCTGCGCGTGAACGAAATCACCGGCACGCGCCTCGTGCTCGACGAGCGCTTCAACAGCAAGGACGATCCGAACCGGTTCTACGCCCGCTCCGACCACTGGAACTTCGGCAAGCACGGCATTCCGTTCATTTTCTTCTTCACAGGTACGCACGAAGACTACCACGGCGTGGACGACGAGCCGCACAAGATCGACTACGACCGCATGGCGCGGATCGTCCGCCTGATTTTCGGCACGGCCTGGCAGGTGGCCAACCAGGACAACCGCCCGGCCGTCACGGGCACCGGCTTCAACTGA
- a CDS encoding DUF58 domain-containing protein: protein MARPTALQYLDPAVLSRLKNMELRARLIVEGFITGLHRSPYHGFSVEFAEHRPYNPGDELRHIDWKVYGKTDRFYVKQYEEETNLRHYVVLDTSPSMRYRYRAPLTKLEYGAYLAAALHFLMLRQRDATGLIAFDERVHTLIPPKSKPGYLHTLLAHLERLVRLEDAETRRTAVASVLHEVAERIHRRSLVVLITDLFDNRAAHDELLRGLRHLRHRGHEVLVFHVLEGATERRFELPDRPLRLFDVETGEEMTLHPAQFRDAYVQAVQAFTEQFRRRCLEHRIDFIELDTGQPYDTALLAYLNKRQRLR, encoded by the coding sequence GTGGCCCGTCCGACGGCACTGCAGTACCTCGATCCGGCCGTGCTCTCGCGCCTGAAAAACATGGAGCTGCGGGCGCGGCTGATCGTCGAGGGGTTCATCACGGGACTGCACCGCAGCCCGTACCACGGCTTTTCGGTGGAATTTGCCGAGCACCGGCCCTACAATCCGGGCGACGAGCTGCGCCACATCGACTGGAAGGTCTACGGCAAAACGGATCGTTTCTACGTCAAGCAGTACGAGGAGGAGACGAACCTGCGCCACTACGTGGTGCTCGACACGTCTCCTTCGATGCGCTATCGCTACCGGGCGCCCCTGACCAAGCTGGAATACGGCGCCTATCTGGCGGCCGCGTTGCACTTTCTGATGCTGCGCCAGCGGGACGCCACGGGACTGATCGCCTTCGACGAGCGGGTGCATACGCTGATCCCCCCTAAAAGCAAGCCGGGCTACCTGCACACGCTGCTGGCCCATCTCGAGCGCCTGGTGCGTCTGGAAGACGCCGAAACGCGCCGCACGGCCGTGGCGTCGGTCCTGCACGAAGTGGCCGAGCGCATCCACCGCCGCTCGCTCGTGGTGCTGATCACGGACCTGTTCGACAACCGCGCGGCGCACGACGAGCTGCTGCGCGGCCTGCGTCACCTGCGGCATCGCGGACACGAAGTGCTGGTGTTCCATGTGCTGGAAGGCGCCACCGAGCGACGCTTCGAGCTACCGGATCGCCCGCTGCGGCTTTTCGATGTGGAGACCGGCGAGGAGATGACGCTGCACCCGGCCCAGTTCCGTGACGCCTATGTGCAGGCCGTGCAGGCGTTCACCGAGCAATTCCGCCGCCGCTGCCTGGAGCATCGGATCGACTTCATCGAACTCGACACCGGCCAGCCCTACGACACCGCCCTGCTGGCCTATCTGAACAAACGCCAGCGGCTGCGCTGA
- a CDS encoding nucleotidyltransferase family protein — protein MEARIPELEKLRQQLRALLPELRARFGVVSLALFGSYVRGQAGAESDLDVLVELDDRPFSLLQFVELEQWLSDRLGVRVDLVEKRALKEELKAFILQEAVPI, from the coding sequence ATGGAAGCCCGGATCCCTGAACTTGAAAAGTTACGGCAACAGCTTCGCGCATTGCTACCCGAATTGCGAGCGCGGTTCGGCGTTGTTTCGCTGGCGCTCTTCGGGTCGTATGTGCGAGGTCAGGCCGGGGCTGAAAGCGATCTGGACGTGTTGGTCGAACTGGACGACCGACCTTTCAGTCTGCTGCAATTCGTCGAGCTTGAACAGTGGCTGAGCGATCGGCTGGGCGTACGTGTGGATCTGGTAGAGAAGCGTGCGCTCAAAGAAGAACTCAAAGCTTTCATTTTGCAGGAAGCTGTACCGATATGA
- a CDS encoding type II toxin-antitoxin system VapB family antitoxin, whose protein sequence is MRTSIEIDDELMRKVLRVTGLKTKREAMELGLRTLLRLKQQERIKDFRGKLRWEGDLDVLRTDRPEHDRG, encoded by the coding sequence ATGCGAACAAGCATCGAAATTGATGACGAACTGATGCGGAAAGTCCTCCGCGTAACGGGCCTGAAGACGAAACGCGAGGCGATGGAGCTGGGGCTACGGACACTGCTGCGCCTCAAACAGCAGGAGCGCATTAAAGACTTCCGGGGTAAGCTGCGCTGGGAAGGCGATCTGGATGTCCTGCGTACCGACCGGCCGGAGCATGATCGTGGTTGA
- the vapC gene encoding type II toxin-antitoxin system VapC family toxin, giving the protein MIVVDSSVWIDYFNGRATPQTDRLDALLGVEPLAIGDVMLVEVLQGFCREADYQTARSLLLSLTVFEMPGVSYALCSAENYRRLRRQGIPIRKTIDVIIATYCIEEGHALLFSNRDFLPLVEHLYLQAVV; this is encoded by the coding sequence ATGATCGTGGTTGACTCCAGCGTCTGGATTGATTACTTCAACGGTCGCGCCACCCCGCAAACCGACCGGCTGGACGCGCTGCTGGGTGTCGAACCACTGGCCATCGGCGACGTCATGTTGGTCGAGGTGCTGCAGGGATTTTGTCGCGAGGCCGACTATCAGACAGCGCGGTCGTTACTGTTATCGCTGACGGTCTTCGAAATGCCGGGCGTATCGTATGCGCTGTGCAGTGCCGAAAATTATCGCCGGCTTCGTCGCCAGGGCATTCCGATTCGGAAGACCATCGACGTAATTATCGCCACGTATTGCATTGAAGAAGGGCACGCGCTGTTGTTTTCTAATCGGGATTTTCTTCCGTTGGTCGAGCATCTGTACCTGCAGGCGGTCGTGTAA
- the mntA gene encoding type VII toxin-antitoxin system MntA family adenylyltransferase antitoxin yields the protein MNATRSKLPFHAEIDLAEVRRILREHLSGLPVRIYLFGSFARGTPHRGSDIDVAVWSEQPIDRERWIALRDALESANILFRVDLVDLSEVDPVFRERVFREGIPWN from the coding sequence ATGAATGCTACCAGGTCAAAGCTTCCATTTCATGCGGAGATCGATCTGGCCGAGGTCCGGCGCATCCTTCGAGAGCATCTGTCCGGGCTTCCGGTACGGATCTATCTCTTCGGCTCGTTTGCCCGGGGCACGCCTCATCGTGGCTCCGATATTGACGTGGCCGTCTGGTCGGAACAGCCTATCGATCGGGAACGCTGGATTGCGCTGCGAGATGCGCTCGAGTCCGCGAATATACTTTTCAGGGTAGATCTGGTCGATCTGTCGGAAGTGGATCCTGTTTTTCGTGAACGGGTGTTTCGGGAAGGAATACCATGGAACTGA
- the pyrR gene encoding bifunctional pyr operon transcriptional regulator/uracil phosphoribosyltransferase PyrR — protein MEAQDRIKAQLMDAADLDRTLERMARQIIERAALDAGGEEKLALVGMQTRGVYLARRLQEKIRKAAGLEVPVGILDVTLYRDDVRLRAHQPVVRPTHIPFDVTGRHLVLIDDVIYTGRTARAALDALMDLGRPAAVYLLVMIDRGLRELPLCPDIVGRQVPTLPGEEVRVRLREVDDREGVWLVETASTPTP, from the coding sequence ATGGAAGCGCAGGATCGTATCAAGGCACAGCTCATGGACGCGGCCGACCTGGACCGCACGCTCGAACGCATGGCCCGCCAGATTATCGAACGGGCGGCGCTCGACGCGGGCGGCGAGGAAAAGCTGGCGCTGGTTGGCATGCAGACGCGCGGGGTGTATCTGGCGCGTCGTCTGCAGGAAAAGATCCGGAAGGCCGCCGGGCTGGAGGTGCCCGTCGGCATCCTCGACGTCACCCTGTACCGCGACGACGTGCGGCTGCGGGCGCATCAGCCCGTGGTGCGCCCCACACACATTCCCTTCGATGTGACGGGCCGTCATCTGGTGCTCATCGACGACGTGATCTACACGGGCCGCACGGCGCGGGCCGCGCTCGATGCGCTCATGGACCTGGGGCGCCCGGCCGCTGTCTACCTGCTGGTGATGATCGACCGGGGGCTGCGCGAGCTACCCCTCTGCCCGGACATCGTCGGGCGCCAGGTGCCCACGCTGCCCGGCGAGGAGGTGCGCGTGCGCCTGCGTGAAGTGGACGACCGCGAGGGCGTCTGGCTCGTGGAGACCGCCTCCACCCCGACCCCGTAA
- a CDS encoding FxLYD domain-containing protein, with the protein MTRWQSLARWIGRLGLLLMLAVAGCGKDEPSESPVKVEDFRYQELPGGTRIVTGVVRNLTDQPLANLQLEIGLYDRHNRLIGTMQVPVQDVPPKGRKRFRQPLDTDQDVHGARVRSVLVL; encoded by the coding sequence ATGACACGCTGGCAAAGTCTGGCGCGATGGATCGGACGCCTCGGGCTGCTGCTGATGCTTGCGGTGGCCGGGTGCGGCAAGGATGAGCCTTCGGAAAGCCCGGTAAAAGTCGAAGACTTTCGCTATCAGGAGCTGCCCGGCGGCACACGGATCGTGACCGGCGTGGTGCGCAACCTGACCGACCAGCCCCTCGCGAACCTGCAGCTCGAAATTGGCCTCTACGACCGCCACAATCGACTGATCGGTACGATGCAGGTGCCCGTGCAGGACGTTCCGCCGAAAGGACGCAAACGTTTCCGGCAGCCGCTCGACACCGATCAGGACGTGCACGGGGCCCGTGTGCGCAGCGTGCTGGTGCTCTGA
- a CDS encoding gluconokinase translates to MVIVVMGVSGAGKTTVGRALAETLGWPFYDGDDFHPPANIEKMRRGVPLTDADRRPWLEALQALIARHLQEGRPAVVACSALKRSYRDVLRRAGEGVRFVHLAADYETIRRRLETRQGHFFDPKLLQSQFDDLEAPDADEALILEAARPVSALVRAIITRWNLQGRR, encoded by the coding sequence ATGGTGATCGTGGTCATGGGCGTCTCCGGCGCGGGCAAGACGACCGTGGGCCGCGCCCTGGCCGAAACGCTCGGCTGGCCGTTCTACGACGGCGACGACTTTCACCCGCCGGCCAACATCGAAAAGATGCGCCGCGGTGTGCCGCTTACCGACGCCGACCGCAGGCCCTGGCTGGAGGCGCTCCAGGCGCTGATCGCGCGGCACCTGCAGGAAGGACGTCCGGCCGTCGTGGCCTGCTCGGCGCTGAAGCGCAGCTACCGCGACGTGCTGCGCCGCGCCGGCGAAGGCGTCCGGTTCGTCCACCTGGCGGCCGACTACGAGACGATCCGCCGACGGCTGGAAACGCGGCAGGGGCATTTCTTCGATCCGAAGCTGTTGCAGAGTCAGTTCGACGACCTCGAAGCGCCCGACGCCGACGAGGCGCTGATCCTCGAGGCCGCCCGACCCGTAAGCGCGCTGGTGCGCGCGATCATCACGCGGTGGAATCTGCAGGGCCGTCGCTGA
- a CDS encoding GntP family permease gives MDTLALTGLVLLAVAVLLVLVLLVRLHAFVALLLTSLLVALLGGIPPERVADVLREGMGGTLGYIAVVIGLGAMIGELLQHSGGTACIARSLLDRFGERRAPWALALTGFLVAIPVFFDVALILLLPLVYSLAHRTGRSLLYYALPLAAGIAVAHSFVPPTPGPVAVAGLLGADLGWVVLFGAIVGLPATVLGGIVFGRWMAARLHVPVPAHLFDEATDETRPLPSFLQALSVILVPLALILMGTAAGAFLPEDHALRPPLRLLGHPFTALVLGTLLACYLLGVRLGYPMRTVQQITSKALEPVGLILLVTGAGGVLSRVLVETGVGQALAEQLAASRLPLVVLAFGIALAARVAQGSATVSMVTAAGLIAPVVQTGSYSQPLLALTTLAIAAGATACSHVNDSGFWLVSRYLDLSEADTLRVWTVLETILGVSGLIVVLLLSLVV, from the coding sequence ATGGACACACTTGCCCTGACCGGCCTGGTTTTGCTGGCCGTTGCCGTGCTGCTCGTACTGGTGCTGCTCGTTCGCCTGCATGCGTTTGTGGCGCTGTTGCTGACCAGCCTGCTCGTGGCCCTGCTCGGCGGCATCCCGCCCGAGCGCGTGGCCGACGTGCTGCGCGAGGGCATGGGCGGCACATTGGGCTACATCGCCGTGGTGATCGGGCTGGGCGCCATGATCGGGGAACTGCTTCAGCACAGCGGCGGCACGGCCTGCATCGCCCGCTCGCTGCTCGATCGCTTCGGCGAGCGCCGGGCCCCCTGGGCGCTGGCGCTGACGGGCTTTCTGGTGGCCATTCCGGTCTTCTTCGACGTGGCGCTGATCCTGCTCCTGCCGCTCGTCTACAGCCTGGCGCACCGCACGGGGCGCTCGCTGCTCTACTACGCCCTCCCGCTGGCGGCCGGCATCGCCGTGGCGCACAGTTTCGTGCCGCCGACGCCCGGACCGGTCGCCGTGGCCGGCCTGCTGGGCGCCGACCTGGGCTGGGTCGTGCTGTTCGGCGCAATCGTGGGCCTGCCCGCTACCGTGCTGGGTGGGATCGTCTTCGGGCGCTGGATGGCCGCCCGACTGCACGTGCCCGTCCCGGCCCATCTGTTCGACGAAGCGACGGATGAAACCCGCCCCCTGCCTTCGTTCCTTCAGGCACTGAGCGTGATTCTGGTGCCGCTGGCGCTGATCCTGATGGGCACGGCGGCCGGGGCCTTCCTGCCCGAAGATCATGCCCTGCGGCCGCCGCTCCGGCTACTCGGGCACCCGTTCACGGCGCTCGTGCTGGGCACCCTGCTGGCCTGCTACCTGCTGGGCGTTCGGCTGGGCTACCCGATGCGCACCGTGCAACAGATCACCTCGAAGGCGCTGGAGCCGGTGGGCCTGATCCTGCTGGTGACCGGCGCGGGCGGGGTGCTCAGCCGCGTGCTCGTCGAAACCGGCGTCGGGCAGGCGCTGGCCGAACAACTGGCCGCCTCCCGGCTTCCGCTGGTGGTGCTCGCCTTCGGGATCGCCCTGGCCGCCCGCGTGGCACAGGGCTCGGCCACCGTGTCGATGGTGACGGCCGCCGGACTGATCGCGCCGGTCGTGCAAACCGGCTCGTATTCGCAGCCCCTGCTGGCCCTGACCACGCTCGCCATCGCCGCCGGGGCCACGGCCTGCTCGCACGTGAACGATTCGGGCTTCTGGCTGGTGAGCCGCTACCTGGACCTCTCCGAGGCCGACACGCTCCGCGTGTGGACCGTGCTGGAAACGATCCTCGGCGTGAGCGGCCTGATCGTGGTGCTGCTGCTCAGCCTGGTGGTGTAG
- a CDS encoding S46 family peptidase: protein MPFEIQDFHDLVRLLEAHPEWRAELRRLVLSEELLRLPELVQQLIEAHRRAEERLQHVEERLDRLEATVAQLVEAQRKAEERLQHVEERLDRLEATVAQLIEAQRKAEERLDRLEATVAQLVEAHRRAEERLDRLEATVAQLIEAQRKAEERLDRLEATVAQLIEAQRKAEERLQRTEARLERVEKRLERVEKRLEHVEIRLDGVEKRLEKTEDRLSKVWGGFLESRYRERAHAYFAPILSRIRVLSSEHLVQLLDEALEAGRLTEADRRDLLLADLVLQGRRDDQTVYLVAEVSGLISEDDVRRAVDRAQALARATDRPVIAAVAGETLPTDVQALAAQRGVWCITDGHVLSPAP, encoded by the coding sequence ATGCCTTTCGAAATTCAGGACTTTCACGACCTTGTCCGACTCCTGGAGGCCCATCCGGAGTGGCGGGCCGAGCTGCGCCGACTCGTCCTGAGCGAAGAACTGCTCCGCCTACCCGAACTGGTGCAGCAGCTCATCGAGGCACACCGCCGCGCCGAAGAACGACTCCAGCACGTCGAAGAACGACTCGACCGCCTGGAGGCCACCGTCGCACAACTCGTCGAAGCCCAGCGCAAGGCCGAAGAACGACTCCAGCACGTCGAAGAACGGCTCGACCGCCTGGAGGCCACCGTCGCACAACTCATCGAAGCCCAGCGCAAGGCCGAAGAACGACTCGACCGCCTGGAGGCTACTGTCGCGCAGCTCGTCGAAGCACACCGCCGCGCCGAAGAACGGCTCGACCGCCTGGAAGCTACCGTCGCACAACTCATCGAAGCCCAGCGCAAGGCCGAAGAACGACTCGACCGCCTGGAGGCTACCGTCGCGCAACTCATCGAAGCTCAGCGCAAAGCCGAAGAACGCCTCCAGCGCACCGAAGCCCGACTGGAGCGCGTCGAAAAGCGCCTGGAGCGGGTGGAAAAGCGGCTGGAGCACGTCGAAATTCGGCTGGACGGGGTCGAAAAGCGACTGGAAAAGACCGAAGACCGCCTGTCGAAAGTCTGGGGTGGTTTTCTGGAAAGTCGCTATCGGGAGCGGGCGCACGCCTACTTTGCGCCGATCCTGTCGCGCATCCGGGTGCTCAGCAGCGAGCATCTGGTGCAGCTCCTGGACGAAGCGCTGGAAGCCGGACGCCTTACCGAAGCGGACCGGCGCGACCTGCTCCTGGCCGATCTGGTGCTGCAGGGCCGCCGCGACGACCAGACCGTGTACCTGGTGGCCGAGGTCTCCGGGCTGATTTCGGAAGACGATGTGCGCCGGGCCGTGGACCGGGCGCAGGCGCTGGCGCGGGCGACCGACCGGCCGGTCATCGCCGCCGTGGCCGGCGAGACGCTTCCGACCGACGTGCAGGCGCTGGCCGCTCAGCGCGGCGTCTGGTGCATTACTGACGGCCATGTGCTGTCGCCAGCGCCCTGA